GAATGAACTGTGGACTGGTTTTGACATTTGGTTTCCTCTGCAGAATCTTGTAACTCCACCAGTCGCAGCACAAGCCCCCAAAGCGACTAAAATTTTTGCTTTTTTCCTGACTTCCTCTGCTAACTCCAATGCATGGTGGTCATCTAAACAAACACTACCTTCAACTAATATGATATCCAAATTGTCTGGAATCTCTCTTACATCCATCAAAGTTTGGCAGTATACTAACTCAATGCTGTTTAAAATGTCTAAAAGTTTCTCGTATGTATCTGCTAAGGAAACTAAGCACCCACAGCAACTACTTAATTGGACGTGGGCAACCTTTACCATGATTTCTCCCCCGTTATTGTTGGTTTTTTCTCAATTCTTTTAAGATGATTTCTACGGCTTTATCAACAGCTTCTTCAACCTCTTTGCTTAAACCAATAACCACATCTGGCTCAGATATGTATTTTGCCTGACAACCAACAACCATAATCTCTATTCCAAAAGTATCGCTAACCTGCCTCAGTATTGTTGATAATGGCCAATCGTGGATATCAATCCTATTATGTTCTGGGTTTGGTAGATCGTCTTTTTTTAGTATCTTAATTTCTCCTGGTTTTAATCCGAAATCAATAACGTCCACAACGATAATTTTTTT
The sequence above is a segment of the Methanotorris igneus Kol 5 genome. Coding sequences within it:
- the frhD gene encoding coenzyme F420-reducing hydrogenase, FrhD protein, whose translation is MKTRLDIEDEDLFDFTPSYLKKEIMVLACGNILFADDGFSVHVIEKLNNILTEEEKKNIALVDAGAGAPQQVLTLIDENSKTKKIIVVDVIDFGLKPGEIKILKKDDLPNPEHNRIDIHDWPLSTILRQVSDTFGIEIMVVGCQAKYISEPDVVIGLSKEVEEAVDKAVEIILKELRKNQQ